The following coding sequences lie in one Candidatus Poribacteria bacterium genomic window:
- a CDS encoding VOC family protein has product MGNPVVHFEIGGKDVGKLIDFYGTVFEWNIMPLADQLYIADPASDKGIEGHLFQTTEETDSTNNVIIYVEVEDIQASLEKAESLGGEILVSPQEIPGNASHFAVFRDPSGNRVGLLQGRS; this is encoded by the coding sequence ATGGGTAATCCAGTTGTACATTTTGAAATTGGTGGGAAAGATGTCGGAAAGTTAATTGATTTTTACGGCACCGTATTTGAATGGAATATTATGCCCTTAGCAGATCAATTATATATTGCAGATCCGGCATCGGACAAAGGGATAGAGGGACATCTGTTTCAAACAACTGAAGAAACGGATTCTACAAATAACGTTATCATATATGTTGAGGTTGAGGATATCCAGGCATCTCTTGAAAAGGCAGAAAGTCTTGGCGGTGAGATCCTTGTATCACCTCAAGAAATTCCGGGAAATGCAAGTCATTTCGCTGTGTTTCGTGATCCGAGTGGCAACCGCGTCGGTTTGTTGCAAGGAAGGTCGTAA
- a CDS encoding VOC family protein, with translation MGNPIVHFEISGKDGERLSDFYSSIFGWNINYNTHGIYSVDPESENGVDGHIFTTTDDMCSTNGVTIYVEVDDLHASLEKAESLGGQTLVPPRAIPSGLGSFALFLDPSGNCIGLYAPKQSTDHEPHGVHPNQSTS, from the coding sequence ATGGGAAATCCTATTGTTCATTTTGAAATATCGGGCAAAGATGGTGAAAGGTTAAGCGATTTTTATAGTTCCATATTTGGTTGGAATATTAACTATAACACCCACGGCATCTATAGCGTGGATCCAGAGTCCGAGAACGGGGTAGATGGACACATCTTTACGACAACCGACGATATGTGCTCAACGAACGGCGTCACGATTTATGTTGAGGTTGACGATCTTCATGCGTCACTTGAAAAGGCAGAAAGTCTTGGTGGACAGACGCTTGTACCGCCTCGGGCTATTCCGAGTGGTCTGGGTTCCTTCGCACTGTTCCTCGACCCGAGTGGCAACTGCATCGGTTTATACGCGCCAAAACAAAGTACCGATCATGAACCACACGGCGTTCACCCGAATCAGAGTACCTCCTAA
- a CDS encoding IS630 family transposase, which produces MAKRHKLQLTDEQTQTLHHLRDTAEPAYLRERAGALLKIAAGMSPHKVAQSGLLKQRKPDTVYAWLGAYRQQGVQGLRHKPGKGRKPAFAPLSEEDAEEEIQHLVGRDPAGIPPYETRWTLRTLGRSVSWLREVSIPTVHQTLRRLGISYKRGRAYMRSPDVEYTQKLTCVQQALETAKQNPETHVAFYQDEFAFRRQPTLAKDWTQTGTKHPLANQSLHDDETCYGMGALNAHTGDLVYQQTESATVVATHALYSEICQRYPKAERIYVIQDNRPVHLHPNLLAALLPQTSSFQKPLPPSWIGKFSQKIGELDKLPIEVLQLPTYASWTNPIEKLWRWVRQAVLHLHRLADDWQALQQRVIAFIQQFQGGSKQLLRYVGLLPV; this is translated from the coding sequence ATGGCCAAACGTCACAAACTTCAACTTACAGATGAACAAACCCAAACCCTTCATCACCTCCGCGATACCGCCGAACCGGCTTATTTACGCGAACGCGCCGGGGCGTTGCTGAAAATAGCGGCAGGGATGTCTCCGCATAAGGTCGCCCAAAGTGGTCTGTTGAAACAACGCAAACCTGACACCGTCTATGCGTGGCTTGGTGCCTATCGTCAGCAGGGCGTTCAGGGACTTCGACATAAACCCGGTAAAGGCAGAAAACCCGCTTTCGCCCCGTTATCCGAAGAAGACGCAGAGGAAGAAATCCAACACCTCGTGGGAAGGGATCCGGCAGGTATCCCTCCATACGAGACGCGTTGGACGCTGCGCACCCTCGGCAGATCAGTGTCCTGGCTCAGAGAAGTCTCCATACCAACGGTGCATCAGACGCTGCGGCGGCTCGGTATCAGCTATAAACGGGGTAGAGCCTATATGCGTAGCCCCGATGTTGAATATACTCAGAAACTCACCTGTGTTCAACAAGCTTTAGAAACCGCCAAGCAAAACCCAGAAACACATGTTGCGTTTTACCAAGATGAGTTTGCCTTTCGACGACAGCCAACACTGGCAAAAGATTGGACACAGACCGGCACGAAGCACCCACTGGCAAACCAAAGCCTACACGATGATGAGACCTGCTATGGCATGGGTGCCCTCAACGCACATACCGGTGATCTGGTTTATCAACAAACAGAAAGTGCGACTGTCGTGGCAACACATGCGCTTTACTCAGAAATCTGTCAACGTTATCCCAAGGCTGAACGGATATATGTGATTCAGGACAACCGCCCTGTTCACTTGCATCCGAACTTATTAGCAGCCTTGCTTCCGCAAACATCGTCGTTTCAGAAGCCATTGCCACCGAGTTGGATTGGCAAGTTTTCACAGAAAATAGGAGAACTTGACAAACTCCCCATAGAGGTGCTACAACTTCCGACGTATGCTTCTTGGACCAACCCAATAGAGAAGCTCTGGCGATGGGTGCGTCAGGCTGTTTTACATCTACATCGGCTTGCTGATGATTGGCAAGCCCTTCAACAGCGAGTCATCGCATTTATACAACAGTTTCAAGGCGGATCAAAACAACTCCTTCGATATGTCGGGTTATTACCCGTTTAA